In the Helicobacter sp. 'house sparrow 1' genome, AATAGAAACTATGACCTTAAGGTGAATAAAAAACAAAAAAGATTGGCATTAGAGTTTGCTTTGAAACAAAAGGCAGATCAAGGGAAACTTTATCTAGTAGATTCTCTAGAAGTAGCAAGTGGAAAAACAAAAGATGCATATAGTATGTTTAAATCACTCAATGAAAGAAGCACTTTATTTGTAGCTCAAATGAGCAATGAGAATACATTTTTGGCTTTTAGAAATTTAAGAGAATGTTATTTAGTAGATTCTAATGAATTAAATGCTTACTTGGTGGCTGCTTTTAGATCTGTAGTGATGGAAAAAGCAGTATTTGATGAAATTGTTCAGGTAAATAAGTAAGGGAGGATAGAATGGCAGATATAACAGATATAAAATCAATCCTTTATACTGAAAAATCTCTAGCTCTTCAAGAGAGTGGAGTATTGGTAGTGCAAACTTCTAGTAAGGTAACTAAGAATCAATTAAAACAAGTTTTTAAAGATTATTTTGGTTTTACCCCATTGAGAATCAACTCTCTCAAGCAAGATGGAAAGGTGAAAAGATTTAGAGGTAGAATTGGGCAAAGAAGCTCATTTAAGAAGTTCTATGTTAAAGTTCCAGAGGGTGCGAAGATTGATTCGCTCACAGTTTAAGGAGTAATACAATGGCAATAAAAACATATAAACCCTATACACCTAGCAGAAGGTTTATGTCTGGATTAAGTTCTAGCGATATTACAGCAAAACCTAGTGTTAGAAAACTATTAATAAAGCTTCCTGTAACAGCAGGTAGAAATAATAATGGTCGTATTACAAGCCGACATAAGCAAGGTGGTGCAAAAAAGCTTTATCGTATTATTGATTTTAAGCGTAATAAGTTTAATGTTGAAGGTAGAGTAGTTGCAATTGAGTATGATCCATATAGAAATTGTAGAATTGCTCTTATTAGCTATAAAGATGGAGATAAGAGATATATTATTCAACCTAGTGGTCTTAAGGTTGGAGATATTGTAATTGCAGCAGAATCTGGATTAGATATTAAAACAGGTTATGCAATGAAATTAAAAAATATTCCTGTTGGAACCATTATTCATAATATTGAGATGCATCCTGGGGCTGGTGGACAGTTAGCAAGAAGTGCGGGTGCAAGTGCTCAAATTATGGGAAGAGAAGGAAAATATACAATCATTAGAATGCCTAGTGGTGAAATGAGATATATCCTAGGTGAGTGTATGGCTTCAATTGGTGTAGTTGGTAATGAAGATTTTATCAATATTAATATTGGTAAGGCTGGTAGAAATAGACATCGAGGTATCCGTCCTCAAACAAGAGGTAGTGCGATGAACCCTGTAGATCACCCACATGGTGGTGGTGAAGGTAAAACAGGTTCAAGTGGTCATCCAGTTTCTCCTTGGGGAACTCCTGCTAAAGGTTATAAGACTAGAAAGAAAAAAGCAAGCGATAAGCTGATTATTTCAAGAAAGAAAAAATAAGGAATAAAAGATGGCAAGATCAGTAAAAAAAGGTCCTTTCATTGATGATTATTTGGTAAAGAAAGTGCTTAAAGCAAAAGAAACTAAGGATAATAAGCCTATTAAAACTTGGTCAAGAAGAAGTACGATTTTACCTGATATGATTGGGCTTACATTCAATGTTCATAATGGTAGAGTTTTTGTTCCTGTGTATGTTACAGAGAATCATGTAGGCTATAAGTTAGGTGAGTTTGCACCAACAAGAACTTTTAAAGGGCACAAAGGTAGTGTCCAGAAGAAAATTGGTAAGTAAGAGGAGTTAAGGAATGAGTAAAGCATTGTTAAGATATATTAGACTTTCTCCTACAAAGGCAAGATTGATTGCTAGAGAAGTCCAAGGTATGAATGCAGAGTATGCAATTGCAAGTCTCGAATTCACTCCAAATAAAGCAGCAAGATTAATCTCAAAAGTAATTGCTTCGGCTGTGGCAAATGGTGGTTTTGACGCACAAAATGTGATTGTAAAATCTTGTCGCGTTGATGCAGGTCCTGTTTTGAGAAGATTTATGCCACGTGCAAGAGGTAGGGCTACTCCTATTAGGAAACCAACTTCTCATATTTTTGTAGAGGTTGCTCAAGTACCTTCAAAAGAAAAAACAGAAAGAGAAGCTAAGGCAAAGAAGGAAGTGCAAGCAAAAAAGACAGTGAAGAAAACTACAAAAGGCGAGGATAAGTAAGTATGGGACAAAAAGTTAATCCGATAGGTTTAAGATTAGGTATTAATAGAAATTGGATTTCAAGATGGTTTCCAGGTGCTCAAAATACTCCGGCAAATATTGCTGAAGATCACAAGATTAGAAAGTTCTTGAAAAAAGAGTTGTATTATGCAGGTATTAGTGAAATTGTGATTGAGCGTGCTGCAAAAAAAATTCGTGTTACAGTAATTGCTGCTAGACCAGGACTAATTATTGGTAAAAAAGGTGCAGATATTGAGAAAGTAAAAGATTCTCTAAAAGCAGTGATTAAAAAAGAAGTGGCTATCAATATTAAAGAAGTAAAGAGACCACAAGCAAATGCACAATTAGCAGCAGAAAATGTTGCAATTCAATTAGAAAAAAGAGTTGCTTTTAGAAGAGCAATGAAAAAAGTAATGCAAAGTGCAATTAAAGCAGGAGCAAAGGGTATAAAAGTTAAAGTATCTGGAAGATTAGCAGGTGCTGAAATGGCTAGAACAGAGTGGTATATGGAAGGAAGAGTTCCATTACATACTTTGCGTGCAAAAATTGATTATGGTTTTGCTGAGGCTGTAACTACCTATGGAATCATTGGTGTGAAAGTTTGGATATTTAAGGGTGAAGTACTCCAAAAAGGTATCCAACCTGAAAAAAAAGAAGAAGCAACAGAGACAAAAGCTAGAACTAAAAGAGGGAGACAATAATTATGTTGATGCCTAAGAGAACAAAATATAGAAAGCAGATGAAAGGCAGAAATAGAGGAAAGTCTTTCAGAGGTGCGCAGTTAGCATTTGGTGATATTGGTATTAAAGCATTGGAGCATGGCAGAATTGATTCTAGACAAATTGAATCTGCAAGGGTTGCAATGACTCGTCATATCAAAAGAGCTGGTAAGGTTTGGATTAGGGTATTCCCTGATAAGCCACTAACAGCAAAGCCTTTAGCAACTAGGATGGGTAAGGGTAAAGGTTCTGTAGAAAAGTGGGTAATGAATATTAAGCCAGGTAGAATCATATATGAAATGATTGGTATTGATGAGGCTACAGCAAGAGATGCGTTGGCTCTAGCACAAAGTAAATTGCCTTTTAAAACAAAGATTGTAACAAGCGAGAGTGAAAATGAAATTTATTGAATTAAAAGACAAAAATGTAGATGAATTAAAAAAGTTATTAAAAGAAAAGAAGGCAGAGCTCTTCAAACTAAAATTAGAGCTTAAGACAATGCAATTAACAAACCCAAGTCAAATTGCAATGGTAAGAAAGGATATTGCGCGCATTAACACTGCAATATCAGCAAAGAATGAACAAGAAGAGAGGATAAGCTAATGAGTGAAAAACAAGCACATAAGAGAATTATCCAAGGTGAGGTAGTAAGTAAGTCTGGACAAAAGAGTGTGACCATTTTAGTTGAAAGAAAAGTGGTGCATCCAAAGTATAGAAAGATTGTTAAAAGATTTAAGAAATATACAATTCATGATGAAAATAATTCTGCAAAAGTAGGTGATGTAGTTACAGCAATTGAGTGCAGACCTATTTCTAAAACCAAAGCCTTTAAACTTAAAGATATAGTGCTAGTAGGGGTGTGAGATGATACAAAGTTTTACAAGATTAAATGTTGCTGATAATAGTGGTGCCAAGGAAATTATGTGTATAAAAGTTTTGGGTGGTAGCCACAAGCGTTATGCAAGTGTTGGTGATGTGATTGTTGCTTCTGTTAAAAAAGCTATTCCAAATGGAAAAGTGAAAAAAGGACAGGTAGTAAAAGCAGTAATTGTTAGAACAAAGAAAGAGGTGCACAGAGAAAATGGTTCTTTAGTACGATTTGATGATAATGCAGCAGTTATTTTAGATGCAAAGAGAGAACCAATCGGGACAAGGATTTTTGGACCTGTGAGTAGAGAAGTGCGATATGCAAATTTTATGAAGATAGTATCGTTGGCTCCGGAGGTATTATAATGAAAGTTAAGATTAAAAAAGGTGATATGGTAAAAGTTATCGCCGGTGATGATAAGGGAAAGGTAGCTAAAGTTTTGAGTGTTTTCCCTAAAAAATCTCAAGTTATTGTCGAGGGATGCAAGATTGCAAAAAAGGCAATTAAACCAGATGAGAAAAATCCCAAGGGTGGTTTTATATCAAAAGAAATGCCTATTGATATTTCCAATGTAAAGAAAGCTGAGGAGAAGTAAGAAATGTTTGATTTAAAAAGAAAGTATAATGAAGAAATTAAGCAAAAACTTGCTACAGAGCTTGATATTAAAAATCCAATGTTGTTGCCAAGACTTGAGAAGATTGTAATTAGTGTTGGTGCGGGAGATTATGCTAAGGATGCAAAGATTATTCAAAATATTGCTGATACAATTTCTCTAATTGCTGGTCAGAGAGCTGTTATTACATTGGCTAAAAAATCTGTTGCAGGTTTTAAAATGCGTGAAGGAATGCCTATGGGTGTGAAGGTAACTTTACGCGGCAACCAAATGTATAACTTTTTGGAAAAATTAATTGTGATCTCTTTGCCAAGAGTGAAGGATTTTAGAGGTGTTCCTCGCAATGGATTTGATGGAAGAGGAAACTATAACTTTGGTTTAAATGAGCAACTTATGTTCCCAGAAGTTGTATATGATGACATTATGGTAAGTCATGGAATGAATATTACAATGGTTACATCAACAAATAGTGATAAAGAAGCATTCAAGCTTTTAGAAATGCTTGGTATGCCTTTTGCAAAAGGAAGATAATATGGCAAAAAAATCAATGATTGCAAAAACAAAAAGAAAGGCTAAGTTTAGTTCAAGAGCTTACACAAGATGCCAAGTTTGTGGTAGGCCACACTCTGTATATAGAGATTTTGGATTGTGTAGAGTATGTCTAAGAAAGATGGGTAATGAGGGTTTAATACCCGGACTTCGTAAGGCAAGTTGGTAAGGAGTAAAAATATGGTAAATGATATTATTGCAGATTCTTTGACACGAATTAGAAATGCTTCAATGAGAAGATTAGATTCCACAACGCTTTATTATGCAAAAATTGTAGTATCTATTTTGGAAGTATTTAAATCTAAAGGTTTTATCAAAGATTTTAGTGTAAATGATAAAGATGGTAAGCAGTCAATTTTAGTTCAGTTGGCTTATGATGATAGAGGTTGCTCTATGATTAATGAGATTAAAAGAATTAGTAAGCCAGGTAGAAGAGTGTATAAAAGCCATACAGAACTAAAAAGATTTAAAAATGGTTATGGAACTATCGTAGTGAGCACAAATAAAGGTGTGATCGGGAATGAGGAAGCCTATAAGGCAAATGTTGGCGGTGAAGCGCTTTGTAGTATATGGTAGGAGAATAATATGTCAAGAGTTGGAAAAAAACCTATTAGCATCCCAAGCACTGTTGAAGTGAGCGTTGAAGGGAGCAAAATTGTGTTTAAAAGCAATAAAATGCAAAAAGAGTTAGAAACATATGGAAGAGTTCAAATTGATTATAGCAATAATGAACTTAGTTTTAAGTCCATAGACCAAGAACCACAATCTCGTGCATATTGGGGAACATATAGAGCATTGGCAAATAATATTGTTATTGGTATAACCACAGGTTTTACAAAAGTTTTAGAAGTAAATGGTGTGGGTTATAAGGTTGCTGTATCTGGAAAAACCTTAGAACTTGCCCTAGGCTTTTCGCACCCTGTAAAATACCCAATTCCAGATGGAATTGAGATGAGTGTTGAGAAGAATCTAATTACTATAAAGGGAAGTGATAAGCAACAAGTAGGTCAAATTGCTGCAGAAATTAGAGAATTTCGTCCTCCTGAGCCATACAAAGGCAAGGGTATTAAGTATAGTGATGAAGTTATTATCCGAAAAGCTGGTAAAACTGCTAAGAAGTAAGGGAAGGTTGATAGTATGACAAGTAAGATTTTAGCAAGAAAAAAAAGATTAAGAGATAAAAGAAAGCTAAGAATTAGAAGCTCTATTTTTGGGACAGCTACTAAGCCAAGAATCAGTATTTTTAGATCAAATAAATATCTCTATGCACAAGCAATTGATGATCAAAAGCAAGTAACATTAGCATGTGTAGATGGTAAAAAAATGAAATTAGGTAACAATAAGGAAAATGCAAAGGAGATTGCAAAGACCTTTGCTCAAACTCTAAAAGATCTTAATATTACTACAGTAGTGTTTGATAGAAATGGTTACTTATATCATGGCGTTGTTGCTGCTTTTGCAGAATCACTTAGAGAAAATGGTATTACGCTGTAAAGGAAGAAAATGGAAATTAATAGAGAAGAATTTAGCGAGGTTGTTGTAAATATTGGTAGGGTGACAAAAGTTGTTAAAGGTGGAAGAAGATTCCGCTTTAACGCTTTAGTGGTTGTTGGTAACAAAAATGGACTTGTTGGATTTGGTCTTGGAAAAGCAAAAGAAGTGCCTGATGCAATCAAAAAGGCAGTTGATGATGCTTTTAAAAATATTATTCAGATCAATATTAAAGGAACTACGATTGCTCATGATATTGAGCATAAGTATAATGCAAGTAGAATTTTATTAAAACCTGCAAGTGAGGGAACTGGTATTATTGCTGGTGGTTCTGCAAGACCTGTAATTGAATTAGCAGGGATTAAAGATATTCTTACTAAATCTCTTGGCTCTAATAATCCTTATAATGTTGTGAGAGCTACAGTTGATGCTTTAGCAAGAATTAAGGCATAAGTAAAGGAGTAAGTAATGGCATTAGAAAATATTAAACCTGCACAAGGTAGTGTAAAAGATATTAAGAGAGTTGGTAGAGGCCAAGGTAGTGGTATGGGAAAAACCTCTACAAGGGGTGGAAAAGGACAGACTGCAAGAACAGGTTATAAGGCTAAAAGAGGTTTTGAAGGTGGTCAGCAACCACTACAAAGAAGATTGCCAAAAGTTGGCTTTAGAGTACAAAATGAAAAACCTTATGTAATCAATACTGATAGAATCTTAGTCTTAAAGGATTTATCAGAGCTTACTTTTGAAAGCATTAAAGGTGTTCATAAATTTCCAAAATACACTAAGCAGATTAAACTTATTGGAAAAAATGCAAGTGAGTTAAAAACTAAAATAAAAGATGAGCGTATTATCACTAGTGGTAATTGAGAATGAGTAAATCTATAGTTAATAAAATTCTTATTACTTTATTATTCTTGTTTGCATATAGGGTATTGGCATATATTCCCATCCCAGGTGTAGATGTTGAAGTAATCAAGGAGTTCTTTAGGTCAGCAGGGGGCTCTCAAAATGCACTGGGATTATTTAATATGTTTAGTGGTCATGCAGTAGAGCGCTTGAGTATTATTTCTCTAGGGATTATGCCTTATATTACAGCTTCGATTGTAATGGAATTATTAGCAGCAACATTTTCTGGATTAGCAAAGATGAAAAAAGAGCGTGATGGTATGCAAAAGTATATGCAAATTGTGCGTTATCTAACAATAGTGGTTACTATTGTGCAAGCTATCAGTGTATCTTTCTTATTAAAGAATATGGGAAATTCTGGTAATGGCGCTGTGATGATTGATATGCAAACATTTATAGTTCTTGCAGTTTTTTCAATGCTAACAGGTACGATGCTCTTAATGTGGATTGGAGAACAAATTACACAAAGAGGAATTGGCAATGGTGTTAGCTTAATTATTTTCTCTGGTATTGTGTCTGGAATTCCATCTGCTATAGAGGGGACATTTGGATTGGTTAATACAGGAGAGATCAATTATCTTGTTTTAATTGCTCTTATTGCAATTATTATCTTTACTGTTTTGGCTATTATTTATGTTGAGTCTGGAGAGAGAAGGATACCGGTTTCATATGCGCGTAAGGTAATTATGCAAAATCAAGGTAAGATGAGGGTAATGAATTTTATTCCCATTAAAATTAATTTAAGTGGGGTAATTCCTCCAATTTTTGCTTCTGCAATTTTGGTTTTTCCCTCAACAATTTTACACGCCTCTTCAAATGAAATTTTAAAATCTATTGCTGATTTTCTGGGGCCAGATAAATATACTTATAACATTTTAATGTTTTTACTCGTGATATTTTTTGCTTATTTTTATGCTTCTATTGCATTTAATTCTAAGGATATTGCTGAGAACTTAAAGAGACAGGGAGGATACATTCCAGGTATGAGACCAGGAGAAGGAACTGTTCATTTTTTAAATAATGTAGCAGGTCGTCTTACTTTCTTTGGTTCTTTGTATTTGGCTTTGATATCAACTTTGCCTTGGATTTTAGTAAAAAGTATGGGCGTTCCTTTTTATTTTGGTGGAACTGCAGTATTGATTGTGGTTCAAGTTGCAATTGATACGATGCGAAAAATTGAAGCTCAGGTTTATATGAATAAGTATAAAACATTAAGTGTTACAGGTTTTTGATGGCAATTGCAATACGAAGTTTAAATGAAATTGAGAAATTACGCCTCGCAAGCCAGGTTGTAGGTAAAACACTTGAGTATATACAGGGTTTTATCCAACCTGGAATATCACTTTTAGAGCTTGATCGTTTAGTTGAGCAATATATTCTTTCTTGTGGTGCAAGACCTGCTTTTAAAGGCTTATACGGTTTTCCTAATGCTGCTTGTATTTCTGTAAATGAAGTTATCATTCATGGTATTCCATCTTCTTATTGCTTGAAAAATGGGGATATTGTAGGGATTGACATTGGAACAGAGATAGATGGATGGTATGGGGATGGTGCTATAACTGTTGGAGTAGGAAGTATTTCACAACAAGATAAAAGGTTGATTGATTGTGCTAAGGATACTCTTATGGAAGCAATTTCTAATATTCACGAGGGGATGTATTTCAAAGAGTTAAGCAAGATGATACAAGATTCTATTTTTAATAAAGGGTTTGTTCCATTAAGGGAGTATTGTGGTCATGGTATTGGGAGAAAGCCTCACGATGAACCTAGTATTTTAAATTATATTGATACTCCTAACTATAGGCAGGGACCTAAAATTAAAAATGGTATGGTATTTTGTATTGAACCTATGATTTGTAACAGAAGTGGTAACCCAAAAATTTTAAGCGATGGTTGGAGTGTTGTATCAGAAGATGGACTGCGAGGAAGTCATTATGAACACACAGTTGCTATTATTAATGGGGTTGCAGAAATTTTAACGGAGGTTTGAGTGGCAAAAGATGATGTGATTGAAATTGATGGCAAGGTTGTGGAAGCATTACCAAATGCTACCTTTAGAGTAGAGCTAGATAATGGACATATAGTTTTATGTCATATATCTGGAAAAATGAGGATGCATTACATCAAGATTTTACCTGGAGACAAGGTAAAAATCGAATTAACTCCCTATAGTTTAGATAAAGGAAGAATTACTTTTAGGTATAAATAAGAAGTTTTTAAACTTTTTTATACTATAATTCACACTTTTATTCTGAACTTTTTTGTAGGGATAATAAACTAAAGTGTGCATAGCACCTAAGGAGTTTTAAATGAAAGTGAGACCATCGGTCAAAAAAATGTGTGACAAATGTAAGGTCATTAAGAGAAAAGGCGTAGTTCGTGTGATATGTTCTACCCCTAAACATAAACAAAGACAAGGATAAAACATGGCTAGAATTGCTGGTGTAGATTTGCCAAAAAAGAAAAGAGTAGAGTATGCTCTAACATATATTTATGGTATTGGGTTAAAAACCTCAAGAGATATTCTTAATGCTGTAAATATTTCTTTTGATAAGCGAGTTAATGATCTCAGCGAGGATGAAGTTTCAACAATCGCAAAAAAGATTCAAGAGAGCTACATGGTTGAGGGTGATTTGAGAAAAAAAGTTCAAATGGATATAAAAGCCCTGATGGATTTAGGAAATTATCGTGGTTTAAGACATAGAAAAGGCTTGCCTGTCCGTGGTCAAACAACCAAAAACAATGCCCGAACAAGAAAGGGCAAGAAAAAAACTGTTGGTAGCAAGTAAGGAGGCATACAATGGCTAAGAGAAATATAGCGACAAAGAAGCGTATTGTCAGAAAAAATATTGCAAAGGGTATTGTGTGTATCTCAGCTTCTTTCAATAACACAAATGTAACAGTAACCGATGAAATGGGTAATGTAATTTGCTGGGCTACAGCTGGAGGACTTGGTTTTAAGGGTTCAAAGAAATCTACTCCTTATGCAGCACAACAAGCTGTTGAGAGTGCAATGCTAAAAGCTAAAGAGCATGGAATTAAAGAGGTAGGGATTAAAGTTCAAGGACCAGGTAGTGGGAGAGAAACAGCAATCAAAAGTGTAGGTGTAATTGAAGGAATTAAAGTATTGTGGATAAAAGATGTTACTCCACTACCTCATAATGGTTGTAGACCACCAAAAAGAAGAAGAGTATAAGGGGCAAGAATATGGCAAGATATAGAGGACCTGTTGAAAAGTTAGAAAGAAGATTTGGAGTTTCTCTTGCGCTTAAGGGTGAGAGAAGATTATCTGGCAAGAGTGCCTTAGATAAGAGACCATATGGACCAGGACAGCATGGTCAAAAAAGAGGGAAGGTTTCTGAGTATGGTTTGCAACTCCGTGAAAAGCAAAAAGCAAAAGTAATGTATGGTGTTTCTGAAAAGCAGTTTAGATCTATTTTTGCTGAAGCAAACAGATTAGAAGGAAATACAGGAGAAAATCTAATCCGCTTGATTGAGAGAAGGTTGGATAATGTCGTTTATAGAATGGGGTTTGCTACGACAAGAAGATTTGCGCGTCAGCTTGTAACTCATGGACATATTCTTGTAGATGGTAAAAAAGTGGATATTCCTTCATTCTTTGTAAAGCAAGGACAAAAGATTGAGATTTCTCAAAAAATAAAGGATAATCCACAAGTTGTTCGTGCTATTGATTTAACTTCACAAACTGGTATTTCACCTTGGGTAGATGTTGACAAGGAAAAGAGATTTGGAATTTTTACGAGATATCCAGAGAGAGAAGAGGTTGTTATTCCAATTGAGGAAAGACTTATCGTAGAGTTATATTCTAAGTAATCGGAGTAAGTAATGAAGACTATTAAGACAACACCATATATCCCTACTACTATTGAGGTAGAGGAGTTAGGGAAGAATAAAGTGAGGGTAATGGCTTATCCATTTGAGTCTGGATATGCTGTTACTTTAGCTCATCCTTTAAGAAGATTACTTTTGTCAAGTTCTGTTGGATTTGCTCCAATCGCTTTAAAGATTGAAGGGGTTTCGCATGAGTTTGATTCAATAAGAGGGATTGTTGAGGATGTTTCTCCTTTTATTGTTAACCTTAAAAATATTCGCTTTTTAAATAAGGTTGATATGGATGCAGAGGATAGGATTACTCTAAATTACTCTTTTAAGGGACCATTGGTTTTAATGGGATCTCATCTTGTAAATGATCAAATTGATGTAGTAAATCAAGATGCCATATTGGCTACAATTAATGAAGATGCTGTATTGAATTTTTCTGTTATTGTACAAAGAGGTATAGGTTATGTACCTAGTGAAGATATCAGAGGATTGATTCCTGAGGATTATATTCCACTTGATGCATACTTTACTCCTGTAAGAAAAGCAATGTATGAGATTGAGAATGTTTTAGTAGAGGATAATCCAACTTATGAAAAAATTATTTTTGATGTTGAAACTGATGGACAGATTGATCCTTATGAAGCTTTCAAACAAGCAATAGCGATTATGCATTCTCAAATGAGTATTTTTGGTGCAGATATCAGTTCTGTTCCTATGGCGCAGAAAGGAAATATTGAAGATAATTTTGATTTTAAGGATTTGATGATTAAGCTTGATAGCTTAAATCTAAGTGCTAGATGTTTTAATTGTCTAGATAGAATTGGTATTCGCTATATTGGTGAACTTGTTTTAATGAGTGAGAATGATTTAAAAAATGTGAAGAATATGGGTAAAAAATCTTATGATGAGATTGCAGAAAAACTTCAAGAGCTCGGATATCCAGTAGGAACAGAGTTGGAGGAAGATAAGAAGCTAGCCCTTAGCAAGAAGATTGCAAAATTAAAAGCTTAAGGAAAATGAGATGAGACATAATCATGATTACAGAAAACTAGGAAGAACTTCTTCTCACAGAAAAGCTCTTCTTAAAAATTTATCTATTGCACTTATTGAGCATGGAAAGATAGAAACAGGTATTTTTAAGGCTAAAGAATTACAGTCTTATATTGAGAAATTAGTTACTACAGCAAGAGTAGGTGATTTTAACGCTCACAGAGCTGTTTTTGCAGTATTACAAAATAAGAGTGCAACTAAGAAAATTATCACTGAAATTGCTCCAAAATATAAAGATAGAAATGGTGGATATACAAGGATTCAAAGAACTAGAGTAAGAAGAGGTGATGCTTCTACCTTGGCTGTGATTGAATTTGTATAAAGAGAGATACTTTAGGGGAAACCCCCCTAGAATATCCCCCCTCCTATTAACTTTTAATAACCTGACTTTTTCTTAATCTTTTAATAATTTTTACTAACTTGTGCTTGAGTTTCTATTTTGTTTAACCAAATAAAAACTTCTACAGTACTACTATAGAGTTCTTGAGGAATTTCATCATCAATCTCAATTTTTAGTAGAGAATCAACTAGGGCACGATTACTAAATAAAGGAACATCAAACTCTTTTGCCTTTTGGATTATTTTTTCTGCAATGGCACCTTTTCCCGAAGCTACAACTTTTGGTGCATGATCTATTTGTTTTTGATAAGAAAGTGCTGCTGCTTTTTTCATGATTTAATATTTTAAGACCTGAAAGTCAAAATCACTCCAACTATTTGTTTTATTTTGTTGTTTTTGTAAAAGATGATAAACACTTCGTACTAATATGTCAGTTTCTATATTTACTCTTCTATTAATTTGATAAGAATGAAAAAGTGTGTTCTGATATGTATGAGGGATGATTGTGACTTGAAAACTATCTTGATAGACTTCTGATATAGTTAAGCTAATTCCATCTATTGCAATTGAACCCTTAGGAATGCATAAAAGTAGTATGGATTTAGGAGCTTGGATGGTAAATTCTACTTGATTTGCAATCTTTTTAATTCCTAAAATTTTTCCAACACCATCAATATGCCCTTGTAAAATATGCCCATCCAATCTATCTTGAATTGTAATTGCAGGCTCAATATGAACGCTTTTTGTGTAGTTCTCTAAGGCAATAAGATTCTTTGTATTTTGGCTTAACTCTAGAGCAAACCCATCTTGGGTATTTTTGATAACTGTAAGACAGGTTCCATTGACTGCAATACTATCACCTATATTTGGCTTATGTTTTGATTGGAGAGTAAGAATATTATTTTTAAAATCTTTAACTAATGCAATTTCGCGTATTACTCCACTAAACACTTTTTTCCTTTTATGCGTTAAAATAGCACAAAATTTTAACAAAATAAAATAAGGAAAAACAATGTTTATTGATACGCATTGTCATCTCAATGATGAAAAGTTTCATCAAGATATAGATAAGGTAATTTTAAATGCTACAGATGCAAATATAGGAAAAATAATCATACCAGGAG is a window encoding:
- the rpsK gene encoding 30S ribosomal protein S11, translated to MAKRNIATKKRIVRKNIAKGIVCISASFNNTNVTVTDEMGNVICWATAGGLGFKGSKKSTPYAAQQAVESAMLKAKEHGIKEVGIKVQGPGSGRETAIKSVGVIEGIKVLWIKDVTPLPHNGCRPPKRRRV
- the rpsD gene encoding 30S ribosomal protein S4, which codes for MARYRGPVEKLERRFGVSLALKGERRLSGKSALDKRPYGPGQHGQKRGKVSEYGLQLREKQKAKVMYGVSEKQFRSIFAEANRLEGNTGENLIRLIERRLDNVVYRMGFATTRRFARQLVTHGHILVDGKKVDIPSFFVKQGQKIEISQKIKDNPQVVRAIDLTSQTGISPWVDVDKEKRFGIFTRYPEREEVVIPIEERLIVELYSK
- a CDS encoding DNA-directed RNA polymerase subunit alpha, translating into MKTIKTTPYIPTTIEVEELGKNKVRVMAYPFESGYAVTLAHPLRRLLLSSSVGFAPIALKIEGVSHEFDSIRGIVEDVSPFIVNLKNIRFLNKVDMDAEDRITLNYSFKGPLVLMGSHLVNDQIDVVNQDAILATINEDAVLNFSVIVQRGIGYVPSEDIRGLIPEDYIPLDAYFTPVRKAMYEIENVLVEDNPTYEKIIFDVETDGQIDPYEAFKQAIAIMHSQMSIFGADISSVPMAQKGNIEDNFDFKDLMIKLDSLNLSARCFNCLDRIGIRYIGELVLMSENDLKNVKNMGKKSYDEIAEKLQELGYPVGTELEEDKKLALSKKIAKLKA
- the rplQ gene encoding 50S ribosomal protein L17, with the translated sequence MRHNHDYRKLGRTSSHRKALLKNLSIALIEHGKIETGIFKAKELQSYIEKLVTTARVGDFNAHRAVFAVLQNKSATKKIITEIAPKYKDRNGGYTRIQRTRVRRGDASTLAVIEFV
- a CDS encoding EscU/YscU/HrcU family type III secretion system export apparatus switch protein gives rise to the protein MKKAAALSYQKQIDHAPKVVASGKGAIAEKIIQKAKEFDVPLFSNRALVDSLLKIEIDDEIPQELYSSTVEVFIWLNKIETQAQVSKNY
- the ribE gene encoding riboflavin synthase, which produces MFSGVIREIALVKDFKNNILTLQSKHKPNIGDSIAVNGTCLTVIKNTQDGFALELSQNTKNLIALENYTKSVHIEPAITIQDRLDGHILQGHIDGVGKILGIKKIANQVEFTIQAPKSILLLCIPKGSIAIDGISLTISEVYQDSFQVTIIPHTYQNTLFHSYQINRRVNIETDILVRSVYHLLQKQQNKTNSWSDFDFQVLKY